The region AAACGCCTACTTTAAAGAGCCGGGCAATATGGTCTACTATTTGGGACCGGAACGCGGATTAATCAGCGTGGACAGCGAATGGCTTGTGATTGAATTGGACGATAATGTCGTCGTTGATTACCAGATTAAACATGACTAGAATCCGGCTATGCCGTGCGTGATATCTATATTTAGCGAATGAGTTGGACAGTGGAGAAGCGCTCTTTGCTGCTGAGTTGGGTCTCAGGGTTGAAAGCCTACCTGGTCTTCCCTTGTGCGAAGATAGACTAATTGATTGTTGTCACAGGGTTATCGTCAGTGCTGCTGGGTGCAATATATCTCCTGAAGTATCCTCCGGTTACCGGTGACGCCTGGGGGACGACGATGCCCTGGGGCTTGATCATGGTTGTGCTGGGTTTGTCCGTTCTGGTCTTGGGGGGTTGGCAGCAGCACCGCCGTAGCAGAAATACGGTTCTTAGCGTTTGGCTAATTACTACCGGGTCAGAGTAAAGGAAGGATCATGGCCAAAAGGACAGCCCACATGAACAAAACCAGGCCGGCGGCCAACGCCACCATGAATCGCCTGATCCGGGGATAATCACCGGTAAGGGCCAATCCGATCGCCACCGTGGGCAACCAACTGACCAGGGCCAGTGCGGGCAGTATATACAGCTCTTCCGGCGGCCCGTAACGGTTGACCTCGCCCCGCCAGTTGTAGTGCATGGGAATCTGTTCCGGCAGCCGCGGTGTCAGCACGTAAATGGCCAGAGCCATACCCAGGATCAGTCCAAAGCCCACCACCAGTCCTGCTACGGTCCACCCGTCGAGGGAAGAACCGGTTTTAGTTTTAGTAGCTTGCTTTATTACCTGCTCTGAGTAAGAAACACCCTTTTCCCGCAGCTTTGCCTGCAGGGCCGTCATGAATCCTTCCCGCTCCAAAGGAGTTATGCCGTACAGGCTGTCTCCCGTTTGGACCAACACGGCTTCATCCCCCACCGCATAAAACTCGCCCTTTCCCAAGCGGTAAATGGAAAAAATACCCTGGCGGTAGCCGCCAAGCTCCATCCCGTACACCCGGCTGGCTCCTTTCAGCTTCATGGCGGTAACGGCCGTGATCTCATGATAGGGGATTACCACCGGTTTCTTGCCCCAGTTGATGATAATTCCGGTCCCGGTCAGTTCGTAACTAAGCCCGTTGAAAGAACGATGATAATACCACATCAGCCAGGCCATACCGATAAAGACCGTTCCTAAAACCAATAGGGTCACCAGTTTAACCGGATGAGGTTTTCCGAAAAGCAGCGGTACGGCCGGGCCTCCGGTCACCAGCAAGGACAAGCCGAACAGCCAGTAGAAGGCGCCGGGCATGCGACCGGTATGGGGTGTTCTGAACACCATATGACCATTCTCCCCCGGTAATAGTAAAGAGTCTATCCCTTGTAGTGTGCGCCACATGTTGACGAAAAACAGTGATAGCTATATTTTATCACTTTAATCGATGCAATAATAAACACGTTATTTCGCCAGGCCAAATAGAGAAAATTTATTGTTTAATCAATTGGCAGAAAATTATTTAATCCGCCTTGTAATAGGGGATATGGTCTGTTATTATCCATGTCAGGTTGCAATTCATGATGAGGAGGGGGATTCCATGAAACAATACCATCAAAAAATGATAGCCGGATTGGCGCTTTTGCTGGTAGCGGCGGTATTGGTAGCCGGCTGCGGCGGTGCTGGTTCTTCATCAACGGAAACTAAAGCCGAGTACCGGTATATCACCGCGGCGGAGGTTAAAGAAAAACTAGAAAACAGGGAAGAGATGGTGCTGCTGGATATTCAAGTGGAAGAAGAGTGGCAGGAGCATCATATCGCCGGTTCCCTTCCTACCCATGCTTATCCGGTCCAGAGCGAGGAAGATAAAGGGAAGCTGGGCGCAGTGTTGTCTGAATTAGAGGGCGATTGCCCGGTCGTCATTGTTTGCCCCAGGGGCGGCGGTGGTGCCGAGAGAACATATAATTACCTGAAAGAAAAAGGCATTGCTGAAGAAAGACTGTTCATCCTGGAAAAGGGCATGGCCGGATGGCCTTATGAGGAATTAACGGAAAAAGGCTTGTAAGAATGTCTCCGACGGTGT is a window of Clostridia bacterium DNA encoding:
- a CDS encoding DUF1648 domain-containing protein, with the translated sequence MVFRTPHTGRMPGAFYWLFGLSLLVTGGPAVPLLFGKPHPVKLVTLLVLGTVFIGMAWLMWYYHRSFNGLSYELTGTGIIINWGKKPVVIPYHEITAVTAMKLKGASRVYGMELGGYRQGIFSIYRLGKGEFYAVGDEAVLVQTGDSLYGITPLEREGFMTALQAKLREKGVSYSEQVIKQATKTKTGSSLDGWTVAGLVVGFGLILGMALAIYVLTPRLPEQIPMHYNWRGEVNRYGPPEELYILPALALVSWLPTVAIGLALTGDYPRIRRFMVALAAGLVLFMWAVLLAMILPLL
- a CDS encoding rhodanese-like domain-containing protein: MIAGLALLLVAAVLVAGCGGAGSSSTETKAEYRYITAAEVKEKLENREEMVLLDIQVEEEWQEHHIAGSLPTHAYPVQSEEDKGKLGAVLSELEGDCPVVIVCPRGGGGAERTYNYLKEKGIAEERLFILEKGMAGWPYEELTEKGL